A stretch of DNA from Flavobacteriaceae bacterium MAR_2009_75:
CCTATATGAAAGTTGTAGTAGAAATCATCTCGCACTCCGTTAACTACATTATCTAGAGCATCGGTTGCGGTGTGATTATTTTCAGCTCCAATACTTAAGGAGAGTTGGGGATTGAAATTATATTTGATGGCCAATCCATATTGCACATTAAAGCCCGACGTATCTTCGGAAAGTTCGGAATCTGGTTTGTCCATATCAAAAATACCTCCAATACCTGCATAGATGTAAGGAGTCAAATTGTCTAGGGGCAATAAGGTATAGCCTAGTTGAAGGTTGCTAGAGGCATATGATTTATAGAAGTTTTCACCACCAGTAAAGTAATGGTAATCGCCTTTTAGACCAATATCAAATTTAGGCGATAAGTAATAGCTATATTTTAGACCGCCGCCACCACCAAGTGATTTTTTTGAGAAATCGGCGTTAAGAACCGGGGCATTTCCGGTGACACTAAGACTATGTTTTAGGGTAGACTGAGCCTGTTTTCTATTGTATAGCAAAGTGCTCTCTTCTTCCTGTTTTCTAGAATTATAAAGTGAAACTAGGGCATTATTGGTTTCCTTACCTTCTTTAGTGCTCCATAAGTTATCTTGAATACCTTCAAAAATCAGTGATTCCACAGCACTTTCAATAGCATTTTGTATGGCAAGTTGCACTGGCTCGTTTTTGGTAATTCCGGTTTCAACTTCTAAAAGTCTTTGAAATTTCACGTATTTAAATAGGCTAGCGTCCAAGGCTTGAGATAATATGGTTTTGGAAACGTAAACCGTTTTTAAAATTTTACCATTGGAGGTAGAAACGGCCCTTAAGTAAATGGTAATACGATCTTGGCGATATTGAGTGGAACCTCCGGCGCCAAAATATCTCGCGCCATACCCTCCGGTTATAATATTGGAATCATAGGACATGATGCCACCTTCAAGAAGTATGCCCGCATAGAGTAAAGGGGGTAGGTTGGGCTGGCCGCTATTGTCACCCGTATACTCTTGTCTGGTTGACCTAATGATATTACGTTCGTTTAACAGATTGGATAGGTTTTCCCGTTCTATGGGAGTAAACCATTTTGAATCTTCCAAGGCTTTTATAAGCATGGTTGTGGCACCTTGAGGTACCGCCGTACTAAAAGTGCTACCAGCTTCTACGTTTTTATATTGCCCGGTTTGGTCTTTAAAGTTGTAGACCCCAACTACCACGGGTTCGTCTGGGAGTGGAAGGTTTTTTAAGATATCGGTTTTAGAAGTGGTCTCACCTATTCTTGCCGAAGTGGGGGCTACGGGTTGGTTAAAATATGCACCACAGCCTGAAAATAGTATCAATAAAACTATGTAGAGGGAGCTTTTGTAAAATTTCATATTCGCTTAGTTGGGTACAATAATTTGGGTTTGTTCGCCAGTTGTGGTATCTAATATGTTGACTACAAGACCTTCGCCAGATTCAAAGATTTCTAATAATAGGTCACCGACATTGAAGGTGCCGGGCTGTAGCCCGTCGCCTAACTCTGAGGTAAAAACAGAACGGGTCAATTGGCCTAGTATTTGGCGATTGAGACTTTCTTGAAAATCTTGAAGTTCTGATGTTTCATCACGAAAGCTTTGGTTGTTCGTAAACGAGTTCTGGGCATTTGCAGAACTTAACAACCACTGGTAGTTAAAAGTATTGCCCCCGAAATTCGGATTTTTTGGAGTATATACCAACTGCTGGGAATATGCCGAAAAACTTAGGAAAAAAATGAGGTACAGTAATGTTTTCATATTAATATTGAATTGTATTTTGGCTTATGGCCCTATTTTTTATAAAGTATTGGTTTACCCTAAGAATAGATTGGTCGACCATTTCTTTTATGTAAGAACTTCTGGGATTGAGAAAAAACTGCACCACCAAGTTGTCGCCTGCATATATCTTAATTTGGGTATTGCCACCAATGGCGAGTACCTCGTCTACCTTTACTATTTGATTGCCTTTAATATTGTTGTTGGTGTATGCCAAATAGAACATTTGATAAAAGTCTCTACCTGGTTTGGTTTTGGTGTTTTCAAACACCAGACCTGTCATAAGGTCGATGTCTTTTAAACTTTGAGTTTCTCTATTCGCCAGAAGATGGTCTTCTTGAACAATTTTAGGTTGTAAATCGTCTTCGCCTTCAAAACCGTTGATGACCATTCTGTCTTTTCCGATGACTTTGTCATCTTCATATAACAGTACAAATACGATGGTTCTTTGATCGTCTTTTAAGGGTAAAGTGGCCGTACTAATATTTTTACGCTGTTGAGGTTCTATAATAAAATATTGTTCGTCTTCGAACTGCTCGTCTTTGTTCTTTACAATTAAAGCTTTGTATTTCAGACTTTTTTTAAGTTGAGTTTTGTTAAAGGCCGAAAAAGTAATTTTGGTGAGTGCACCTTCCGAATCTAAATTGATGCTTGCTTCCACATCTTTATTAAAGGCCTGCGCCATAAGAGCGGAACAACTCAACATAAAGAAGAAAGTAACATAAAGAGGTCGGGGCAATTGCATTGTGGGGTACTTTTTTCTAATTGGTATTTCTTATGATAAGACTCTGGGATCCTTCACTCATTTTAATTTTCATTTTATCGACGATACTATTACTCCCGTGAATGACTAGATTTTGATTATTGCCGTTTTGCTCAACGCTACGTTCGATAAGTTGCTTGTTATTGTGAAAATTATATTCAAGAAGAAGATTGTTATCTCCCTCTTGTAATACACTATAATCGATAATATCAGCCTTTAGGTTCAAATCGATTTTGTTAGAGTTGCCGTATTGCGATAATTCTAAGTCCGTAATCTGCGATTGACTGTTCACGATTGAAGTATTGTTATTGCCCACCTGGTTGATATAAACACCTTTATTCGACACATTAATGGTTTCGGTGCTTAATATCTCATTAGATTGCTGTGAATAATAATTCATCTGCTGAGCGTTTGAACCAAAATTTTCAGGTGTAATATCAGTTTCTTCTTCGATAATACCTTGTGCGCGAATACTTATGCTACTTAGAAGAACAATAAAAAGAATTGAAAGGTTTTGGTTTGGTCTCATACCTTTTCATGGTTAAAGATGAATAACTACGGAACATGTACATGTTCCGTAGTTATTATATCTATTATCGTTGATGCTTATTAATTTTGCGTTACGATAGCTATTGTGCCATTGTCTACAGATGTTTGATTCACAAGACTGCTATGACCACTTCCATTTTGAGTTACCATTATAGTAGCATCAGTTGTTCCCAGTTGATTAGCCCTGCTCAAATTGTTATTACCATTTTGTTGTATAACCTTTATTTCACTAAAAGAACTTGTTTCATCTTGGGTTGTAAAACTTCTATTGTTATTTCCATTTCTCTGTGTGGTATAAGCATTGTTCTCCAAACCAGCTTGTACATTGGAAGAGTAGTTTGCATTACCATTTTGCACTGTAGAAATGATTCCAGAAGTACCTTCCTGAGATATTATGGATTTATTATCCATTCCATTTTGGTTGACTATTGCGGTCAACTCTTGACCATTTAAATCGCCTGGGTTCGCACCAAATTGATTAACATCAGAATAGTTTCTTCTTCCAACTTGATCAATGTCTATTGTACTCTTAGCAGATACTTGTCTAATTTTAGAATTATTGGCACCATTATTAGCATTGTCACCAGACTGCGTAACGAAGATTTCGTTATTCGACCAGCTTTGCCAGATAGTAGATTTATTATCATCGTCATTTTGAACGACTTTAATTGAGTTTTGATACCCACCCTGTACATCTACTTTAGAATTGTTGTTATCTCCCTTTTGATCGATATCCGTAGTTGAAACTCTTCCTCCTTGTTTTACCAGAGATTTATTGTCACGGCCCAATTGATAAACATCAGTTTTTACACCTGTTGAGGTGGCGCCGTTGTTCCAGATGTCCCCTTGGTCTACAGTAGATTTGTTACCTGAACCTTCTTGTTTGATTTTTACTGTGGTGGCATCTCCACCTCCTTCGGCAACACCTATCTGATCAACTAAAGAGTTGTTGGAATTACCGGATTGATTGACATTAACGACAGCGCCATCAGTTGCATTTTCCTGATTGATTTCACTGCTGTTTTGAGCCATTACAAAAGACCCCATTGCTAGTGCCATGGCACATAAGACTACTTTTTTCATAAAGATTAAATTAATTATTAGTAATTGGTTAAAATGCACGTTTGGTCGTTTTCAGAAATCTGAAAAAAGCACAGAGCGGTAGCCTCAAGACAACATGGGTAATCTCAACTTCACACTACTTTTCGTAAAAAAACTAATTGTAATCTGTTCAAGTAATTTGAACTAATGGGGGGAGATGATTTAAATAAAAACGGATGTTTTATAAAACATTATTCGTTTGCTAAATCATACAGTAATGATACTCACTAATAAACAGAAATTAAACCTCTGATCGACGAAATACTTAATTTTTTAGTTTAACGCTAAAATTGAAAGCTTTTTCTTTCGAAAATAATTTTTTTAGTAAGAAATTTTACGACCAATATTGCCGATTAGGTAATTTTACAATTCAAAAATTATTATATGTCAAATTTTGAACGATAAAATATAGGATTCCGCAATATTTGAGATCAAATAGAAATCTCAGTTTTATAGTTTTCTCTTGTTAAATGCAATGCATTCCAGCGTGGAATTTTATGAGAAGTATTCAAATAAGAAGTAAACGGAGTCGTGCTTTAGAAACTAATCTGTCACCTTCAATTTGACTTGATTTTCTGTAGTGTTCAAAAACTTATCGACTGCGGTGAAAGTCAGTTCAAAATTACCGGTTTCTGTAGGTAGCCCCGAGATCAGGTTGTTTTTATTATCAAATTCTAACCAATCATATTCCGTAGTGTTTAGTGATAACGTCAATTGTTGATCATCGATATCTTTAAAATAATCTGCCGGCAGTAAAATCTCAAATTTCTCACCAACTTTAATCGTAGTATTTGAAACAGGGTTGAATACAAAAGGTTTGAAAACTTTTGAAGTATTTGCCCAGAATATATCAGATTCTCTTAGTTCGGTTTGTTCGACCTGCAGGCGTGTAAAAAACAAAAACTTATTATCGATACTCACAAAGGGTCTTCTGTCCCAATCGTTTGAATTTATAGCCGAATCGAGTACTCTGGGTACGGTCCATTTTTTATTAATGTCGCGGTAGGTTATATATAGGTCTGTAGCGGTTTCATCACTTGTATATCTACAAAAAATCAGATAATCTTCATTCGGGGAGATGAATACACTTTCTTCGTCATTGGGGGAAAGAAGTTCAGAAATGACTTCAACTTTTCGGTATTCTTCATCCACTAAAGCGGAGTAGAATAAGTCGGCGGTGAAGCAGTTTTCTTTGCCTTCACAATTTCTATTAGAAGAGAAATAAATCGTTCCGTTGTAGGTCATGCTCGCATTTGCCTCCCTACTTTTTGAGCTTAAGGGATGCTGAATCAATTGGGGCGAACCCCAACCATCGGCAGATTTTTCGAGTTTGCCAATATCGGTCAGGTAATTTACTTCAGGCTTACTTTGCGCGTAGAGTAACGATTTTCCATCTGGGGAGAAATACGGAAGAAAAACACTTTTGCCTTTTAAAGGCTCAAAAATCATAGGTTCTGTCCAGTCCTCATTCATCATTTTAGAGTAGAAAATTTGTCCACTGTCATCATTGTTCAGTATGCCAAATGTCATTTCTTGACCGTCAGGGCTAAAGGATATTCCATGCTCAAGTCTACCTTTTGCCGACACGATATCAGGAGCAAAAACCACTGGATGAGAGTCTGGGACAGTCTGATTTAAATAGTTCGTAGGCTTACTTAAGAATTTGCAGCTGAACAGCCCCAAGATGATGAGAATTGATAGAAATAGTATTAAAGGATTTTTCACTATTGTAGACTTTTTCTGAGAGGATTCAAAGATGCATATATACATCCGTACTATTTTATAAATTTTATTCGCTGGTCATTTCGGCAAAACTAAGACAAAGGTTAATGGTAAGGGAAGAATTTTTTACTGTTGTCGTTTCGTTAGCAATACCAATTGGAAATTTAGAAGGGGGGTTGGTTGTTTCGTTTCCGTTTGCACTGATATTCATATTTTTTATTCTATGAAGTGTATGGGTTCGGTTAGTTCGGTAAAGCTGGTTCCCGAGGCTAGAGTCATTTCCACTTTAAATACTGAATTCTCCGGAATATTCTCGTGTACTACCAAGTTCAGCAAAAGTTCGTCGTATACTTTACCTCCGCTATCTAATGTCTCGTTTATGGTTCTTGATACCATATCGTCACCAACAAATGTGAAATTGTCAGTAACTATTGCTTCCTCTTGATTTTCGGTATCGATGGCCGTAATCTCAATCGAATCGATGGGGTCATTAGTAATTACCTCATTTGGCACACAACTACAGGCGTAGGCGGTGTTAAACCCTAAACTTGAAAAATTTGTGCTCTTATATTTCGCGGTAATCGGTTCATGCTCGAACTCGGAAAAAATAACCAGTCCGAACGAATTTATGTGAACGGACTCCTCAATTTCAGCTATCTCGAACCCGGAGGTATCAAAAACTCTTAATTCTATACCGTCGTATATTTTTTCCAATTTTTGAGTTCCAGAACAATTACAATTATCATCTTCACACGAGATAATTATCAACTGAATGAGATAGATGCAAAGAAGAGATTTGAAGACCCTTTTTATCATGATAGCTATTTTTTGCACTACGTCGAGTTATTATAAGTATCTAGCCTTGAGCGAGGGGTAGTCAAAGTATTGACTTAAGTTGATAGAAATTTAGTTAAATATTTGCACTGTAGCAATTTAGCTCGGGCAATTTAGTTGGTATGGGTATCTATCTTCGCTACTCAAAGTATGGTGGTAATTAAAAGTATACGCTCGAATTAAAAACAAACGTCATGTTGCGGTGCTGACAGCGGGTTGTGATAGCCTCTATTTTTTACGATACAACCACCAGTTCATGTCTCTTGTTATTTCATACCCCAATTTTTCATAAAGGGGTATGGCTAGGTTGCCTTTATTGGTATGCAGAACGGGTGTTTTATTTTCTTTGAGAATCTCTTTGGTGGTATGGGCAATCAATTGTTTGGCCAGGCCCTTTCTGGTATGGTCAGGATGGGTTACCACCGCACTGACTTCAATAAAGTGATTGGTTTGCATGCGTTGGCCAGTAACGGAAACTAATTTACCATTCTTGAAAATACCAAAGTATTGGCCCATGTCAAAGGATCTTTTTCTATAGTAACCGGGCATCACCAACCAAACTAAATCATAGATTTCATCAAGAAAGGTTTCGTCTAGCAACACGATATTTTCTGTGATTGCAACATCCGATAGTTCATTTAAAACCATTTGACAACCCTCTATTTTTTTCTCTAAAATAATTTTAGTCTCATCTATAGTCGGGTTTTGATTCTCTGAAACGTAGAAGAAGGTATCCGTTAATTTTAAATAGGCATTCGAGGCCTCCAATGTTTTAGTTTCATCGAAAAAAGAACCGAAGGTGCATATTTCAGGGTTATAAAATTGTACACCATCAAACTCGACCGCAAATTTTTTGTGGGATTCCTTTAATGAATGCCAAACGGGGTTTTTTAGTTGTTGCTCTAAATCTGTCATCACAAAATAATAAAGTACAAGGCAGAAGAATTCGGTAGTTTTTACCTTTTAGCCTTAGCTCTGCGGTCTACCACAAAATTACTGTTTTCTTATCACGGTTTCCGAACAAATTAATCAGATAGGGCTGTATTTATCACCATGGCAGTACTGTCGAAGTTGGCCATTCATTTAGTTCAAACTGTACTTTTCTCGATAGGCTGTTGGGCTGATGCCTTCTTTCTTTTTGAACAATCGTGAAAAATACGGTGGATATTCAAAGTCTAGTTCGTAATCACTTTGAAGCAGACTTCCTACTCCTTCATAAATCGTACTAGCGGTTGTATAAAAGCATCGAATTTCTCAATGTGGGGCAGGTGGCCCACATTTTCAATTTCCACCAGTTCAGCATTCGGGATTGTTTCTTGGGTTCTTTTTCCTAATTGGTCATACAGCCCCATGGTTTTTCGTTCTTCTTCTGAAACTAAGGGTTTTCCTAAAGCGGTGCGGTCACGGGTACCTATGATCAGTAAAGTTTTCATCTTTAGGTTCTTGAATTCATAGACAACGGGTTGGGTAAAAATCATGTCATAGGTGAGCGCTGCGTTCCAAGCCACGGTCTCGTAATCGGAATTGAGCGTCCAACCTGCCAATAGGTTCACCCATTGGTCATATTCGGGTTTTCATTTGTTATCATAATAGCTGGAAAGCTGATATTTTTTGATGCTTTCGTAGTCTTTTTTCAATTCGTTTTTACACCACCATTCTACGGGTTTATAAGGTACTTTAAGCTTCCAGTCTTCAAGACCTATGGGGTTTTCCAAAATTAATTTTTCAGTGGTTTCAGGGTACATCAATGCAAAACGGGTAGCCAACATTCCGCCCATACTATGGCCGAGAATAGCGGTTTTTTTAATTTGTAGGGAATCGAGTAGCGTTTTGGTGTTCTGGGCCAACTGCTGAAAGGTATAATGAAAGTGTTGCGGTTTAGAAGATTTACCGAACCCGATCTGATCGGGCACGATTACCCTAAAACCTTCTTGGGTCAATGCTTCGATAGTCGTTTTCCAATAGGCACCGTTAAAATTTTTGCCGTGAAAGAAAACAATATTCTTACCGTTGTAGTTATCGGGTTCTACATCCATGTAGGCCATTTGTAAATGTTGCTCCTGTAGCTCTAGTTGTAAGGTTGAAACGGTATATGGATATTCGTAATTGGCCAATTGCAGGTCTAACCATTGTAGCTCCTCTTTTTGGGCCGTTCCGAACTGCATGATTAAAAGGGTGATAAGAAAGGTAATTGTATGTTTCATAAGATATCTTTAGCTTTTGTTTCGCTACTGCCTCTAAAAATAGCAGACCGCATCAATAAGTTAACCACGCTCACAGAAAATACCAAATACGGGCCGTACTTTATGAAAAGATTAGCCTTTCTGGCCTCGATGGCAATTCACTAAAATGAGAGAATTAGGGGGAGTGGGATAGAAGATAGACCTCCTCAACTGTTCCGTTCTCCCAAGAGTGCTACTTTTTGCAACCATTTTTCACGAAACGATTCTTTGGAAAGACGAACAGGACCAATAGCGGTAATCTTTACCGATTTCACCCCGATAAATTGTAGGGTCTGCTTTTTCATAGCTTTGTGTGATGGACTTCCGTTAAAAAGGCGGTAGTACCAAGCAGGTTGGTCCATAGTTGTAATCAAGCGGGCTGTTTTTCCGGTAAAAAATTTGTCCCACCAAAGCGAGCCTTCCCGCTTTTGAAACGCGAAGCCCGGTAATAGTACTCGGTCTAAAAAGCCCTTCATCAAGGCCGGAATAGAACCCCACCAAACGGGATAAATCCAAACGAGGTGGTCTGCCCATTTTAATTTTTCTTGCGCATCCAATAAATCGGGTTCCAGTTCGGTACGCTTCCGATAACCGTATTGAAGATTGAGATTAAATTGAAGGTCTCTCAGATTGATGTACGCAACTTCGGCGCTAGACTTTTGGGCACCTTTTAGGTAGGCATCCGCAAGAGCGGAATTAAAACTCTCGGCATCGGGGTGACCGTTGATAATCAGTATTTTTTTCATGTAAAAGTATGTTGGTTTCATGTCGAGACGCATATGCTGCACCACTACACTGCCTGTTTTTACAAAGTACCGACCAAAATCGTTGACTCCATTTGATATAGATCAAATTCGATGCTTGGGGTTGCGAATTCGACTCAAGGTTTCTAAGGTAATGCCTAAATACGAAGCGATATGGGTTAGCGGAATGTGATTGGTAATATTAGGGTAGATGGTAAGTAAATGCCGGTACCGGTCTTCGGCCTTATTGAACTGAATGGCGTTGAGTCGTTCGCAAAGGCCCAAAAGGGTTTCGGTAACCACCTCTCTGATAAAACGCTCGAATTCGTGGTGTGCCTGGGTTAATCGATCCATTTGATCTTTCGTGAATTCGAGTACGGTAGCATCTTCTAAAAATTCTACGTAGTGCGGACTCGGCTTCTCACTAAAAAAGCTGACAATGGGCGCCATAAACTGATACTCAAAGGTGAACCAGTCTGAGATATCTTTGCCGTTTTTCAAATAATAGGCACGGCCGCAACCTTCTATGATCAAAAATGCCTTTTTTGAAAACTGCCCCTCACGTACTACCACATCTCCCTTTTTGTAAAAGGCCAGTTTTGCATGTTGTAAAAAAGCCTCTTTACAATCGGAAGAAAGGGGTATATAACTTTTCTCAAGTTGCTGAAAGACAAGGTCAAGGTTCATGAATATATTCGTAAGACCAGATGGTCCGCACAAGATAAGATATTCCGGTGGTTACAGCCTTTTCAATTTTCGCTCTTGACTTATTGGTCGTTCCATTTTAACAGCTCACAAGGGCCAATGGTACCGGTAGGCCTAATCTAGAATTTGAAAGTATAGGTATTCCCAAGCCAATTGTACGCTGTACAGGGGCGGAAAAGAATAGTCTTCAACTTCCGCCACTTTGTACGGAGGTATTTTTATATCAGGGTGGTGAAATAGCTGCATCCAATCGATTTTTCCGCTGGCCCCCAATTCTTTGTAATCTTTGATATGCCAACTGATAAAACGGTCTGGGTATTTGGTAAAGTATGAAATCGGGTCTACGCCACCCACGTGCATCCAATAAATATCGGCTTGAAAATTCACGTACTCGGCATCGGTATGTTCTAGAAAGTAATCATAGATCCGAACGCCCTCAACGGTACCAAACTCATCTGCATGATTGTGAAAGGCAAATGTGAGCCCTTTTTCTTTGCACAATTTTCCGATGGCATTGTAATAGTCGCTATAGCGTTGTAATTCTTCTAATGTCTTTACGGATTTGAGTTGATTGTTGGAAGTGGTCAAATAGGTCACCCCGGCGGCCAAATGGTCATCAATGCATTTCTTCCACCAGTTCATGGTCTGTTGCCATGCGTCGGGGGCCGGAAGGTCTTGAAAGGTCATCGATCCCAAAAATTGCATGCCTTGGGCTTCAACCATTTTCCGAAATTCGATGGGTGACATGCCGTAAAATTCCCCCTTGTCATAGACAAAGGTCTCCACATAACTGTAGCCCATTCTGCCCAATTGCTTTAATGTCGCTTCGGGATTTTTTTGCATCTCTTTGTGAACTGATACCAGCTGAATACCAATATTCTTGTCTTTGGGATTCGCTTTGATATATCGTGTTTTCCAAAGACTTTGGCCGCTCTCATTAAATCCTTCTAAAAAAACATTGGTATAGCTGTTGAAATCGAAGTTAACTTTCATATAAAAATCGCCCAACATATCGGCATCTTGCATTTGCCAGGTGTGCTCATCGGAAAAACGCCCCGAGCCCTTGAAAACGACTCCGTCTGAATTCTGCCCCAAGGCGATGATTTGGTCACTTTTTGCATCGTGGCCGATCAGCTCGGTGAGTGTGGGTCGGTATTGCCCATCTTGGTATTGAAGCACTTCTACCTGCATCGACCTATAGTTCATGGTGGGGGTATTGTTCATTTTTACGGCGGGATATTCAGGAATACTGTCCGTATCTGCATGAAGACTGCTTACCCAATGGCCGGTATATTGGCGCAGGCGATTTTCTTGGGAATCGATGCCATGCTGGGCCCACAAAATTTGATTGAAAAGGATAAGTAAGAGGGTCAAGGGAAGGTGTTTCATTCTGAAATGTTTAAGCGGATTTTGTGTCAATTGTTACTACTCTTTTACGTACGTACGGCATTCTACCCTAAAGGTATGGCCAAGGTTCATGAAAGAGGAGGCACCGGAACAGTAAATTTTATAGGTTTCAGAATAAGCTTAGTCCCACATATGATGGGTCGGTCAATTTGCGTGGATCTTAAATCGTTCGGAAATTGACTTGCGTGCACAGGCTAGTGATATGCTGTCCGCGAAGAATAGGTACCAAAGTTTTTTGTTGTTCCATTTTCGTGAAGTTTACCATGATCAGTTTCGATTGTGTGATTATTTGTCTGCTAGATTTGCTTTCCCCTGAAGCCCACAGGTTACGGTTGAGGTGCGGTAGGTAGAGCAGGGGGTGTGCATTTCTCCGTTTTAATAGCATTGAAAGTTCTAAAATAGCATTTTAACCAATAATAATACTTTGGTTTACGCGTGATATTATTGCGAAATTTTAAAGATTTGGTAGACTTTACAAACACGCATAGCGGTTAATTTGGCCAACATAACGAACTAAAAACTCTGCACATATTGCAGTAAATAGGCAAGAACCGACCATTGATTATACAGATGTTACACCTAGTCAATTATTTTTAAGTGCCGGAAGTATTCTGTCTTGCAATGCTTTCCATGCCGATTTTTCAGTCTCCTCGTGAATGTTCCACCCATTGAAGACCACGAGCATATGATGCTCTTCTGACATCATCAAATATTGATTGCCATAGCCGTTGCCCGCAAAAATTTTTGTACTATCGTTCTCATATTCCGGGATCCACCATTGGTACCCGTATGCCACCTGATCGCTGAGTTTGGCACTAGGTTGGGTCGATTTTTCTATCCAATCTTTTGATACTATTTGTTTGTTCTCCCACACGCCTTTGTTCAACATTAAATAGCCGATTTTGGCAAGGTCATACGTAGATAGGTAGAGGCCACCTTGCGTATCTATTTCACCCTTTGGGGCTTTCTTCCAATAATATTCCGTAATGCCTAAAGGACCGAATAATTTTTCTTCTGCCCATTTATCAACTTGCTTCCCGGTGGTATTACTGATGATCTTACCGAGCAATACGGGAACTCCGCTGTTATAGACAAACGTTGTTCCAGGAAGGGTATCCATAGGTCTTTCCAAAACATAACGAATCCAGTCGTCACTTTGTTCCATTATGGTACCGTTGTTATTCTGCTCGTCGGCATAAGATGAAGATTCGTCCCACTCGATCCCGCTGCGCATGGTCAATAGGTCGTTTAGGGTTATAGATTTTTTTCTTTCATCAGAGAACGCGAACCGGTATTCGGGAAAAAGGGAGTACACCGTTGAATCTAGTGGAATCAT
This window harbors:
- a CDS encoding curli production assembly/transport component CsgG, producing MKFYKSSLYIVLLILFSGCGAYFNQPVAPTSARIGETTSKTDILKNLPLPDEPVVVGVYNFKDQTGQYKNVEAGSTFSTAVPQGATTMLIKALEDSKWFTPIERENLSNLLNERNIIRSTRQEYTGDNSGQPNLPPLLYAGILLEGGIMSYDSNIITGGYGARYFGAGGSTQYRQDRITIYLRAVSTSNGKILKTVYVSKTILSQALDASLFKYVKFQRLLEVETGITKNEPVQLAIQNAIESAVESLIFEGIQDNLWSTKEGKETNNALVSLYNSRKQEEESTLLYNRKQAQSTLKHSLSVTGNAPVLNADFSKKSLGGGGGLKYSYYLSPKFDIGLKGDYHYFTGGENFYKSYASSNLQLGYTLLPLDNLTPYIYAGIGGIFDMDKPDSELSEDTSGFNVQYGLAIKYNFNPQLSLSIGAENNHTATDALDNVVNGVRDDFYYNFHIGLEWRFGKNIQ
- a CDS encoding curli production assembly/transport component CsgF — its product is MKTLLYLIFFLSFSAYSQQLVYTPKNPNFGGNTFNYQWLLSSANAQNSFTNNQSFRDETSELQDFQESLNRQILGQLTRSVFTSELGDGLQPGTFNVGDLLLEIFESGEGLVVNILDTTTGEQTQIIVPN
- a CDS encoding Curli assembly protein CsgE, with the translated sequence MQLPRPLYVTFFFMLSCSALMAQAFNKDVEASINLDSEGALTKITFSAFNKTQLKKSLKYKALIVKNKDEQFEDEQYFIIEPQQRKNISTATLPLKDDQRTIVFVLLYEDDKVIGKDRMVINGFEGEDDLQPKIVQEDHLLANRETQSLKDIDLMTGLVFENTKTKPGRDFYQMFYLAYTNNNIKGNQIVKVDEVLAIGGNTQIKIYAGDNLVVQFFLNPRSSYIKEMVDQSILRVNQYFIKNRAISQNTIQY
- a CDS encoding WD40 repeat protein, yielding MYICIFESSQKKSTIVKNPLILFLSILIILGLFSCKFLSKPTNYLNQTVPDSHPVVFAPDIVSAKGRLEHGISFSPDGQEMTFGILNNDDSGQIFYSKMMNEDWTEPMIFEPLKGKSVFLPYFSPDGKSLLYAQSKPEVNYLTDIGKLEKSADGWGSPQLIQHPLSSKSREANASMTYNGTIYFSSNRNCEGKENCFTADLFYSALVDEEYRKVEVISELLSPNDEESVFISPNEDYLIFCRYTSDETATDLYITYRDINKKWTVPRVLDSAINSNDWDRRPFVSIDNKFLFFTRLQVEQTELRESDIFWANTSKVFKPFVFNPVSNTTIKVGEKFEILLPADYFKDIDDQQLTLSLNTTEYDWLEFDNKNNLISGLPTETGNFELTFTAVDKFLNTTENQVKLKVTD
- a CDS encoding FR47-like protein is translated as MTDLEQQLKNPVWHSLKESHKKFAVEFDGVQFYNPEICTFGSFFDETKTLEASNAYLKLTDTFFYVSENQNPTIDETKIILEKKIEGCQMVLNELSDVAITENIVLLDETFLDEIYDLVWLVMPGYYRKRSFDMGQYFGIFKNGKLVSVTGQRMQTNHFIEVSAVVTHPDHTRKGLAKQLIAHTTKEILKENKTPVLHTNKGNLAIPLYEKLGYEITRDMNWWLYRKK
- a CDS encoding putative NADPH-quinone reductase, with translation MRLDMKPTYFYMKKILIINGHPDAESFNSALADAYLKGAQKSSAEVAYINLRDLQFNLNLQYGYRKRTELEPDLLDAQEKLKWADHLVWIYPVWWGSIPALMKGFLDRVLLPGFAFQKREGSLWWDKFFTGKTARLITTMDQPAWYYRLFNGSPSHKAMKKQTLQFIGVKSVKITAIGPVRLSKESFREKWLQKVALLGERNS
- a CDS encoding CRP-like cAMP-binding protein, which codes for MNLDLVFQQLEKSYIPLSSDCKEAFLQHAKLAFYKKGDVVVREGQFSKKAFLIIEGCGRAYYLKNGKDISDWFTFEYQFMAPIVSFFSEKPSPHYVEFLEDATVLEFTKDQMDRLTQAHHEFERFIREVVTETLLGLCERLNAIQFNKAEDRYRHLLTIYPNITNHIPLTHIASYLGITLETLSRIRNPKHRI
- a CDS encoding sugar phosphate isomerase/epimerase gives rise to the protein MKHLPLTLLLILFNQILWAQHGIDSQENRLRQYTGHWVSSLHADTDSIPEYPAVKMNNTPTMNYRSMQVEVLQYQDGQYRPTLTELIGHDAKSDQIIALGQNSDGVVFKGSGRFSDEHTWQMQDADMLGDFYMKVNFDFNSYTNVFLEGFNESGQSLWKTRYIKANPKDKNIGIQLVSVHKEMQKNPEATLKQLGRMGYSYVETFVYDKGEFYGMSPIEFRKMVEAQGMQFLGSMTFQDLPAPDAWQQTMNWWKKCIDDHLAAGVTYLTTSNNQLKSVKTLEELQRYSDYYNAIGKLCKEKGLTFAFHNHADEFGTVEGVRIYDYFLEHTDAEYVNFQADIYWMHVGGVDPISYFTKYPDRFISWHIKDYKELGASGKIDWMQLFHHPDIKIPPYKVAEVEDYSFPPLYSVQLAWEYLYFQILD